A DNA window from Methylobacterium sp. NMS14P contains the following coding sequences:
- a CDS encoding class I SAM-dependent methyltransferase: MPVSELSGISAKPDPRRPQRRIPEAHLHACYDRLIAAGLFPARGRICDAGCGTGQISLPLAGRGYAVAGYDIAVEMVQRARAKLPAGLDALYAVADVRALPEADRACDAVVVSKLFMHIADWQAAVLELVRVARPGAPIAHLRDRGAYGTAVRRHFAARLRAAGFARLFLGPDPGSSAELVAFLAGRGWSPVPVATADLTWRFDTSAAETLRGLRERIFAEFWYVPEAAYAAALAETEAWAAAEPGGLDRAETMTARLAVDLFRAGG; the protein is encoded by the coding sequence GTGCCCGTATCTGAGCTTTCGGGTATCTCTGCCAAGCCCGATCCGCGAAGGCCACAGCGCCGCATCCCGGAGGCGCATCTCCACGCCTGTTACGACCGGCTGATCGCCGCCGGGCTGTTCCCGGCGCGCGGCCGGATCTGCGACGCGGGCTGCGGCACCGGCCAGATCTCCCTGCCCCTCGCCGGACGCGGCTACGCAGTCGCGGGCTACGACATCGCGGTCGAGATGGTGCAGCGTGCCCGGGCGAAGCTGCCGGCCGGGCTGGACGCCCTCTACGCGGTGGCGGATGTCCGCGCCCTGCCCGAGGCGGATCGCGCCTGCGACGCGGTGGTCGTCTCCAAGCTGTTCATGCACATCGCCGACTGGCAGGCGGCGGTCCTGGAGCTGGTCCGGGTGGCGAGGCCCGGCGCGCCGATCGCCCACCTGCGCGACCGGGGCGCCTACGGCACGGCGGTCCGCCGCCACTTCGCGGCGCGCCTCCGCGCGGCCGGCTTCGCGCGGCTGTTCCTCGGGCCCGATCCCGGCTCCAGCGCGGAGCTCGTCGCCTTCCTGGCCGGCCGGGGCTGGTCGCCGGTCCCGGTGGCGACGGCGGATCTCACGTGGCGCTTCGACACGTCGGCCGCCGAGACCCTCCGGGGCCTGCGCGAGCGGATCTTCGCCGAGTTCTGGTACGTGCCGGAGGCCGCCTACGCGGCGGCCCTGGCCGAGACCGAGGCCTGGGCGGCGGCCGAGCCCGGCGGCCTCGACCGCGCCGAGACCATGACGGCCCGTCTCGCGGTCGACCTGTTCCGGGCCGGCGGCTGA
- a CDS encoding alpha/beta fold hydrolase has product MARDFLPGFDRHRIETAPGVTINARSAGSGPPVLLLHGHPQTLSTWLHVAPRLAEHRTVVAMDLRGYGDSAKPPGGERHANYAKRAMAADAAALMRALGHARFAVVGHDRGGRVAHRLALDHAAAVERVAVLDIAPTATMYARTDKDFATRYFWWFFFIQPHPLPETLIGADPEYFLRHHVEGQSKTPGSTPPELFAEYLRCYADPACRHAICEDYRAAAGIDLEHDAADAEARVTAPLLALWGAKGVVGRTYDVLETWREKATDVSGRALDCGHTLQEERPDAVVSELAAFLR; this is encoded by the coding sequence ATGGCCCGCGACTTCCTGCCGGGTTTCGACCGGCACCGGATCGAGACCGCGCCCGGCGTGACGATCAACGCCCGCTCGGCCGGGTCCGGGCCGCCGGTGCTGCTCCTGCACGGCCATCCGCAGACGCTGTCGACGTGGCTCCACGTCGCGCCGCGCCTCGCGGAGCACCGCACCGTGGTGGCGATGGACCTGCGCGGCTACGGCGATTCGGCCAAGCCGCCGGGGGGCGAGCGCCACGCCAACTACGCCAAGCGCGCCATGGCGGCGGACGCGGCGGCCCTGATGCGGGCGCTCGGGCACGCGCGCTTCGCCGTCGTCGGCCACGACCGGGGCGGCCGGGTCGCCCACCGCCTCGCCCTGGACCACGCCGCCGCCGTCGAGCGCGTCGCCGTCCTCGACATCGCGCCGACCGCGACCATGTACGCGCGCACCGACAAGGATTTCGCCACCCGCTATTTCTGGTGGTTCTTCTTCATCCAGCCCCACCCCCTGCCGGAGACGCTGATCGGGGCCGACCCGGAATACTTCCTGCGCCACCACGTCGAGGGCCAGTCGAAGACCCCCGGCTCGACCCCGCCGGAGCTCTTCGCCGAGTACCTGCGCTGCTACGCCGACCCGGCCTGCCGCCACGCGATCTGCGAGGATTACCGGGCGGCGGCCGGGATCGACCTGGAGCACGACGCGGCCGATGCCGAGGCCCGGGTCACCGCGCCGCTGCTGGCGCTGTGGGGGGCGAAGGGCGTGGTCGGCCGGACCTACGACGTGCTGGAGACGTGGCGCGAGAAGGCGACCGACGTCTCGGGCCGGGCGCTGGATTGCGGCCACACCCTCCAGGAGGAGCGGCCGGACGCGGTTGTCTCGGAGCTGGCGGCGTTCCTGCGCTGA
- the recG gene encoding ATP-dependent DNA helicase RecG encodes MTDARATQDPALKDSDAADAPAAEAAPAPAVAPTLRPSILDPLFAPARALPGIGPKMAPLIEKLLGTPEREARVVDLLFHLPQGGVARKLMGSISEAPTGEPVTIGVTVVAHRPAQAGPGRRPHRVLVEDASGEISLVFFGMPRPRVEKMLPLGAHRYITGRIDLWDGTRQMVHPSRIVDEAGLAELPAVEPVYGATEGLTSRAINKLAVAALDRLPVLPEWQDPAWLERNRLPPFADALRLEHRPEEAPPKAEDPLQPPPATPSRKRLAYDELLASQLALALLRARQRRKAGRVNAGDGALSARLEAALPFALTGAQARAVAEIRADLAAPRRMLRLLQGDVGSGKTAVALLAMASAVEAGRQAALMAPTEILARQHFERLKPLAGPLRLRLMTGRDRAAERKATLADLAAGEIDILVGTHALFQEAVTFRDLGLAVVDEQHRFGVHQRLALGAKGEAVDFLVMTATPIPRTLALTFFGDMDVSILDEKPAGRQPIRTITLPTERIDEVVAGLARAIAGGERVYWICPLVEESEFVDLAAAAERFDDLRKHFGDAVGLIHGKMPGPEKDAAMARFAAGETELLVSTTVVEVGVDVPEATIMVIEHAERFGLAQLHQLRGRVGRGSKASSCLLLYRGPLGQVSRARLEMMRASEDGFRIAEADLKLRGEGEVLGTRQSGMAAFRLARLESDAALLEAARDDARMIVERDPGLRSPRGQALRVLLYLFEREAAIRLIGAG; translated from the coding sequence ATGACAGATGCACGCGCGACTCAGGACCCGGCCTTGAAGGATTCCGACGCGGCCGATGCGCCGGCGGCGGAGGCCGCCCCCGCGCCTGCCGTCGCCCCGACTCTGCGGCCGAGCATCCTCGACCCGCTCTTCGCGCCGGCCCGCGCCCTGCCGGGGATCGGGCCGAAGATGGCGCCGCTCATCGAGAAGCTGCTCGGCACCCCCGAGCGCGAGGCCCGGGTCGTGGACCTGCTGTTCCACCTGCCCCAGGGCGGCGTGGCGCGGAAGCTCATGGGCTCGATCAGCGAGGCCCCCACCGGCGAGCCGGTGACGATCGGCGTCACCGTGGTGGCGCACCGCCCGGCCCAGGCCGGGCCCGGCCGGCGCCCGCACCGGGTGCTGGTGGAGGATGCCTCCGGCGAGATCTCCCTGGTCTTCTTCGGCATGCCCCGCCCCCGGGTGGAGAAGATGCTGCCGCTCGGGGCGCACCGCTACATCACCGGCCGGATCGACCTCTGGGACGGCACCCGCCAGATGGTCCACCCGTCGCGGATCGTGGACGAGGCGGGCCTGGCCGAGCTGCCCGCCGTCGAGCCGGTCTACGGCGCCACCGAGGGGCTGACCTCCCGGGCGATCAACAAGCTCGCGGTCGCGGCCCTCGACCGGCTGCCGGTCCTGCCGGAATGGCAGGACCCGGCCTGGCTGGAGCGGAACCGCCTGCCGCCCTTCGCGGACGCGCTCCGCCTCGAGCACCGCCCCGAGGAGGCGCCCCCGAAGGCCGAGGACCCGCTCCAGCCGCCGCCCGCGACGCCGTCCCGGAAGCGGCTGGCCTACGACGAGCTCCTCGCCTCGCAATTGGCACTCGCCCTCCTGCGCGCCCGCCAGCGGCGCAAGGCCGGCCGCGTCAATGCCGGCGACGGGGCCCTGAGCGCCCGCCTCGAGGCCGCCCTCCCCTTCGCGCTGACCGGCGCCCAGGCGCGGGCGGTGGCGGAGATCCGCGCCGACCTCGCGGCGCCCCGGCGGATGCTGCGCCTGCTCCAGGGCGATGTCGGCTCGGGCAAGACCGCGGTGGCCCTGCTCGCGATGGCCTCGGCGGTCGAGGCCGGGCGTCAGGCCGCCCTGATGGCGCCCACCGAGATCCTGGCACGGCAGCATTTCGAGCGGCTGAAACCGCTGGCCGGTCCCCTGCGCCTGCGCCTGATGACTGGCCGCGACCGGGCCGCGGAGCGCAAGGCGACGCTCGCCGACCTCGCCGCGGGCGAGATCGACATCCTGGTCGGCACCCACGCCCTGTTCCAGGAGGCGGTGACGTTCCGCGACCTCGGCCTCGCGGTGGTGGACGAGCAGCACCGGTTCGGCGTCCACCAGCGCCTCGCGCTCGGCGCCAAGGGCGAGGCGGTCGATTTCCTGGTCATGACCGCGACGCCGATCCCCCGCACCCTGGCGCTGACCTTCTTCGGCGACATGGACGTCTCGATCCTCGACGAGAAGCCCGCCGGCCGGCAGCCGATCCGCACGATCACGCTGCCGACCGAGCGGATCGACGAGGTCGTGGCCGGCCTCGCCCGGGCGATCGCCGGGGGCGAGCGGGTCTACTGGATCTGCCCCCTGGTGGAGGAATCGGAGTTCGTCGACCTCGCCGCCGCGGCCGAGCGCTTCGACGACCTGCGGAAGCACTTCGGCGACGCGGTCGGGCTGATCCACGGCAAGATGCCGGGCCCCGAGAAGGACGCCGCCATGGCCCGCTTCGCCGCCGGGGAGACCGAGCTCCTGGTCTCGACCACGGTGGTGGAGGTCGGGGTCGACGTGCCCGAGGCCACCATCATGGTGATCGAGCACGCGGAGCGCTTCGGGCTGGCGCAGCTGCACCAGCTCCGCGGCCGGGTCGGGCGCGGCTCGAAGGCCTCCTCGTGCCTGCTGCTCTACCGGGGGCCCCTCGGGCAGGTGTCCCGGGCCCGGCTCGAGATGATGCGCGCGAGCGAGGACGGCTTCCGCATCGCCGAGGCCGACCTGAAGCTGCGCGGCGAGGGCGAGGTGCTCGGCACCCGGCAATCCGGCATGGCGGCGTTCCGGCTGGCGCGGCTGGAGAGCGACGCCGCCCTGCTGGAGGCGGCCCGCGACGACGCGCGGATGATCGTGGAGCGCGATCCCGGCCTCAGGAGCCCGCGGGGGCAGGCGCTGCGGGTGCTGCTCTACCTGTTCGAGCGGGAGGCCGCGATCCGGCTGATCGGGGCCGGATGA
- a CDS encoding DUF502 domain-containing protein → MAPIPPPIQAPEPDAAAAGGGAPKTRVSARGRLRTYFLTGIIVAGPLAITAYITWWFIALIDSFVKPLVPASYLPDHYLPFSIPGLGLVIAFLAVTLLGFLTANLVGRSVIEFGEVLLARTPVISGLYKGLRQIFETLFSANGTSFRTVGLVEFPVKGTWSVVFLSAPAAHEVEGALRARGAPADDLVGVFLPCAPNPTTGFFFYLPRAEVVELAISVDDAAKLVMSAGVIQPEDPQGRLNAMAASLRTAQQAGGPVPRREPQDA, encoded by the coding sequence GTGGCGCCGATTCCCCCGCCGATCCAGGCTCCCGAGCCCGACGCCGCCGCGGCGGGCGGCGGCGCCCCGAAGACGCGGGTCAGCGCGCGCGGCCGGCTGCGCACCTATTTCCTCACCGGCATCATCGTCGCCGGCCCGCTGGCCATCACCGCCTACATCACGTGGTGGTTCATCGCGCTGATCGATTCGTTCGTGAAGCCGCTGGTGCCGGCGAGCTACCTGCCGGACCATTACCTGCCGTTCTCGATCCCGGGCCTCGGCCTCGTGATCGCGTTCCTGGCGGTGACGCTGCTGGGCTTCCTCACGGCGAACCTGGTCGGACGCTCGGTGATCGAGTTCGGCGAGGTCCTGCTGGCGCGGACCCCCGTGATCTCCGGCCTCTACAAGGGCCTGCGGCAGATCTTCGAGACGCTGTTCTCGGCCAACGGCACCTCGTTCCGCACGGTGGGGCTCGTGGAGTTCCCCGTGAAGGGCACGTGGTCGGTGGTGTTCCTGTCCGCCCCGGCGGCCCACGAGGTCGAGGGGGCGCTGCGGGCCCGGGGGGCGCCGGCGGACGACCTCGTCGGCGTCTTCCTGCCCTGCGCGCCCAATCCGACCACGGGCTTCTTCTTCTACCTGCCGCGCGCGGAGGTGGTGGAGCTCGCCATCAGCGTCGACGACGCCGCCAAGCTGGTGATGTCGGCCGGGGTGATCCAGCCGGAGGACCCGCAGGGCCGCCTCAACGCCATGGCGGCCAGCCTGCGGACGGCCCAGCAGGCCGGCGGCCCGGTGCCCCGTCGGGAGCCGCAGGACGCGTGA
- a CDS encoding sugar kinase: MRVACIGECMVELSERPDGNLVRGFGGDTLNTALYLARLGVAVDYVTALGDDVWSDEMAAAWGREGIGLDRVRRLQGRMPGLYIIRTDADGERSFHYWRDRAAARDLFTEPGAAETEAELERYDLVYLSGISLSLYGETGRAALFETLSRLRSRGGQVAFDTNYRPRGWPDRDEAWAAFRTALALADVIFASAEDLDWLFGAAGEDEVLRHRGRAEIVLKVSGASGPVARVLHGAADTAVPAGRAARVVDTTAAGDSFAAGYLAARIAGLAPEAAAAEAHRLAGAVIGHRGAVIPRDAMPVPAARPPGPDA; encoded by the coding sequence ATGAGGGTCGCCTGCATCGGCGAGTGCATGGTCGAACTGTCCGAACGCCCGGACGGGAATCTGGTCCGGGGCTTCGGCGGCGACACGCTGAACACCGCGCTCTACCTCGCGCGCCTCGGCGTGGCGGTGGATTACGTGACGGCGCTGGGCGACGACGTCTGGAGCGACGAGATGGCGGCGGCCTGGGGCCGCGAGGGCATCGGCCTCGACCGGGTCCGGCGCCTGCAGGGCCGGATGCCGGGTCTCTACATCATCCGCACGGATGCCGACGGCGAGCGCAGCTTCCACTACTGGCGCGACCGGGCCGCGGCCCGGGACCTCTTCACCGAGCCGGGCGCCGCCGAGACGGAGGCGGAGCTGGAGCGCTACGACCTCGTCTACCTGTCCGGCATCAGCCTCTCGCTCTACGGCGAGACCGGGCGCGCCGCCCTGTTCGAGACGCTGTCGCGCCTGCGGAGCCGGGGCGGCCAGGTCGCCTTCGACACCAATTACCGTCCCCGCGGCTGGCCCGACCGGGACGAGGCCTGGGCGGCCTTCCGCACAGCCCTGGCCCTGGCCGACGTGATCTTCGCCTCGGCTGAGGATCTGGACTGGCTCTTCGGCGCGGCGGGCGAGGACGAGGTGCTGCGCCACCGCGGCCGGGCCGAGATCGTGCTCAAGGTCTCGGGCGCATCGGGCCCCGTCGCCCGGGTGCTGCACGGCGCGGCCGACACCGCCGTTCCGGCCGGGCGCGCCGCGCGGGTCGTCGACACGACGGCGGCGGGCGACAGTTTCGCGGCGGGCTACCTCGCGGCGCGCATCGCCGGGCTGGCGCCGGAGGCCGCCGCCGCCGAGGCGCACCGCCTGGCCGGGGCGGTGATCGGGCATCGCGGCGCCGTGATTCCCCGGGACGCGATGCCGGTCCCCGCCGCCCGACCGCCTGGTCCGGACGCCTGA
- a CDS encoding PAS domain-containing protein yields MSGAWSWIFAGEEQVWSPGFYRLLGLVPNAAKARYDLLLSLIHPEDRPLMPALADIRQGHVPREVIVRVIRTNGTVRTLSLTMEVRVSAEGRPVALNGTALDVSDREQLARLRQEERRRQSALYLTEHIATFSMGLDRVRDIPFAVAQVHGLPLDEICAEPYLLVVPEEREVFRAAAQAQIERRAFFQRGAHERLANGELWHFRILTMPVWDPDGTYLGRCGLKYPVRNHAPPLVGLHEGLEHSVTGHHLRAARALLDWSMMDLAQASGLSHSTVRRLEEDSEHRGSRSRLHAVEALRRAGVRFVPMDDGTLAVARV; encoded by the coding sequence GTGAGTGGTGCCTGGAGCTGGATCTTCGCGGGCGAGGAGCAGGTCTGGTCCCCCGGGTTCTACCGGCTGCTCGGGCTCGTTCCGAACGCCGCGAAGGCGCGCTACGACCTGTTGCTGAGCCTTATCCATCCGGAGGACCGTCCTCTGATGCCGGCGCTGGCCGATATCCGGCAGGGGCACGTCCCGCGCGAGGTCATCGTCCGGGTGATCCGGACGAACGGCACGGTGCGCACCCTCTCGCTGACGATGGAGGTGCGCGTCTCGGCGGAAGGGCGGCCCGTCGCCCTCAACGGCACGGCGCTCGACGTGAGCGACCGCGAGCAGCTGGCGCGCCTGCGGCAGGAGGAGCGCCGCCGGCAGAGCGCGCTCTACCTCACGGAGCATATCGCGACCTTCTCGATGGGGCTCGACCGCGTCCGGGACATCCCGTTCGCCGTGGCCCAGGTCCACGGGCTCCCGCTGGATGAGATCTGCGCCGAGCCGTATCTCCTGGTCGTGCCGGAGGAGCGCGAGGTCTTCCGGGCGGCGGCCCAGGCGCAGATCGAGCGGCGGGCGTTCTTCCAGCGAGGTGCCCACGAGCGGCTCGCCAACGGCGAGCTCTGGCACTTCCGGATCCTCACGATGCCGGTCTGGGATCCGGACGGGACCTACCTGGGCCGCTGCGGGCTCAAGTACCCCGTCCGCAACCACGCCCCGCCCCTGGTCGGCCTGCACGAGGGGCTGGAGCATTCCGTGACCGGTCACCACCTGCGGGCCGCGCGGGCTCTCCTCGACTGGTCGATGATGGATCTCGCCCAGGCGAGCGGCCTGTCGCATTCGACGGTGCGGCGTCTCGAGGAGGACAGCGAGCATCGGGGAAGCCGGTCCCGCCTGCACGCGGTCGAGGCGCTGCGCCGGGCGGGCGTCCGCTTCGTTCCCATGGATGACGGGACCCTGGCGGTCGCCCGGGTCTGA
- a CDS encoding MucR family transcriptional regulator: MNTIDLNEKTSDPNTDLIKCTASLVAAYVSRNAVGVGDLPVLIDQVHTAISVLQGGGSGSGPGWTGPTAAQIEASIQQDGLISFIDGRSYKTLKRHLTAHGLTPERYRAKYGLPADYPMVAPGYAAKRSEIAKAIQLGHKAA; this comes from the coding sequence ATGAACACCATCGATTTGAACGAAAAGACCTCGGACCCGAACACAGACCTGATCAAGTGCACGGCATCACTGGTTGCGGCCTACGTGTCCCGGAATGCGGTGGGCGTGGGAGACCTGCCGGTTCTGATCGACCAAGTGCACACGGCCATATCGGTGCTGCAGGGCGGCGGTTCGGGATCCGGTCCCGGCTGGACCGGCCCGACGGCGGCGCAGATCGAGGCCTCGATCCAGCAGGACGGCCTGATCAGCTTCATCGACGGCCGGTCCTACAAGACCCTGAAGCGTCACCTCACCGCGCACGGCCTCACCCCCGAGCGGTACCGGGCGAAGTACGGCCTGCCGGCCGACTACCCGATGGTGGCCCCGGGCTACGCCGCCAAGCGCTCGGAGATCGCCAAGGCGATCCAGCTCGGCCACAAGGCGGCCTGA